CGAAGGCTGGCAAGTGACGCCGGGCATCAGCATCAGCCGCCCGATCGGCAAGGAAGATAATTGGACCTTCGGCACTCGTTTCAATATCGCCTGGCAATATCAGCCGCTCAAAGACGATCCTACCTCCGTCACGTTGCCCGGCCGCCAGTTGGAAACCTTTATCCGTTGGCAGCATCTCGGCGCAAAGCAGCAGACGCTGGCGGAACTTCTGCATAGCTCTTCGTCAATGACGCAGCAAAACAAACTTGATTATTACCGGGAAGGCTCTGAGTGGGATTTCAAGCTGGTGCATAATCGCAGCCTCTCAAAACGCGACAATCTGATGCTCTATGGACGCGCCACCTACCACCAGGCAGATGCTTATGCTCCCGGCATCGTGCAAAGCGATGCCAATACCGGTTTGCACAGTTACGCGACCGGCGCGGGTTGGAGTCGCGCGCTTTCGCCGACGCGCACGCTGCGTCTGAACCTCGACTATCTGAAACGCAACGGCAGCATCGTCACCTTGAATCTGCCGACCGCGATCGGCAATCGCAGCAAATTCAGCTACGGCATCGGCTTCGACTGGTCGCTGCCGCATGAACGCAGCCTGTCACTGGACTTGCAAAAATTCTGGCTGCATACCTCGAGTGTGAGCGACGCACCGAACTATGACGGCATCGCCATGCAGTTCAAATTCTCTTCCGCCTTTTAAGCAAAGGAGGAAGACCTTCCTTTCTTCCCGCCGGGCCGATACGAGCGGCCCGCTTCCCTTCTTCGTGTTATCGCATTCTATTTTTCAATTGTCTCTCCTCTGTAAGAAGCTCTGGGCTGCACGCTGCGCTCGGAGCTTCTTCGCTTTTGATCGCGTCATCCGTATGCCCGGCGGAAGACTTTTATGCAAATTTTCTTGCGAAACACCCCTTCTTCTTCTTTTATTGACAAGCCTATTTTTTCGCGCTATACTAACGACCGTTAGGTAGTTTTATAATAGAAAGAAATCAGGTGTATCATGAACGCAACCACGCTGAAAGAAATCGCACTTGCTCATTTTGCCGAAAAAGGCTATGACGGTACCTCACTCTCGGCGATCGCAGCCGACGCCGGCATCAAGAAACCTTCAATCTATGCCCATTTTCCCAGTAAGCTGGATCTTTTTTTGGCGATCGCACGCGACTTCAAAGCCGATTACGTCACGTGTTGGCGTGAGGCGCTAGAAAGCAGCGCAAACCTGCCGCCCGACCGGCGTCTCGGTTCCTGTTTTCAGGCTCTCAGCCGCCACTATATGCAGGACCGGATAAAAATGGCTTTTTGGATCCGTCTTTGGATGTTCCCGCCGACGGAGATCGACGCTGAAATTCGCCATGAACTGCAAAGCGTCAACGGCGACTACGTCAAAGAAGTGGAACGAATATTTCGCCAAGGCCGCGCCCAGGAGATTTTTCGCGCCGGAGCGGCGACGGCTTTTTCCCACGCCTACTTCTGCCTCCTGGACGGCTATCTGATGCGGGCGGTCTGCTTCGCGGACTTCAATTACGCGCATGCAGGCGCTCAGATCTGGAACTCCTTTCTCGAAGGCGTGCTTGAGCAGCCTAAAAACAACAACGAGGTGAAAAGATAATGAACCATTCGATACGCCGTTCCTTCAGCCTTCTGCTCTGCCTGCTCTTCTTCGCCTCCAGCCTCTTCGGCTGCGGCAATTCTTCGACGGCACAGGAAGTTTGGGGCCGCGGCGACGCGAAAGAAATCGACATCACATCCAAGATTCCCGGCCGCGTCGTCACGCTGCTGGTCAAAGAAGGCGACCGGGTCGAGCAAGGTCAACTCTTGGCCCGCATCGACAACCGCGATATCGCAGCCAAAGCCGGCCAGGCGCAAGCGGGCATCCAGGCCCTCGAAGCGCAGCTTTCCCAAGCAGCCACGGTCACCAATCTGCAGGACCAGACGCTAAACAGCAGCGTACAGAGCGCGCAGGCCATGCTGGGCAAAGCAGATGCAGATCTGTCCCTGGCGACAAAAGACTATGAACGTTTCAGCAAACTGGCGCTCGACGGCGCAATCTCACAACAAGCACTCGATAAATACCAAGCCCAACTTCAAGTAGCCCAGGCAGCCCGCAATCAAGCTGCCGCTTCGCTGAACGCAGCAGAAGCAACTTTGCTCCAGGGCCGCGCGAACCGTGAAAACGAAGCCGCGCTCAAGGGCAAGGTCAGCCAGGCGCAAGCCAGCCTGCAGGAAGTGAACGTCAATCTCGATGAAACCGAAATCCGCGCACCGTTCAGCGGCATCGTCACCGCAAAATACGTCGAACAGGGCGCGATCGTTTCCACCGGCATGCCGCTCGTCGCGTTGCAGGATCCGCTCGACAACTGGGTCAACCTCAAGGTCAAGGAAACCGAACTCGGAGGTTACCAGCTCGGCCAGACGCTGCAGCTGGAAGGACGCGATCCCGGACTCAAGCTGGAAGGCAAGATCATCGATGTCAGCAAAAAGGCCGAGTTCGCCACCTATCGCGCCACGAACGAACGAGGGGACAGCGACATCATCACCTTCAACGTAAAAATCCAGATCAATTCGGAAAAATTGCGCCCCGGCATGCGCTTCCGCATCGTAGGGTCGCATGTCTAGATCAGGTTGGTTCGGCGGTTTCAAGGACGAACTGCGCCATATCTTTCGCCGTCAACCGAAGCTGGCGCTGCTGCTGTTCGGCGTCCCTCTCTTCTGCAGCCTGGCCTTCGGTTCCGTCTACGGCGGCAACGTCATCAAGAACATTCCGACCGTTGTCTATGACCAGGATCAGACCAAGGTCAGCCGCGCCTTGGTGCAGGCCTTTGCCGATTCGGAGCGCTATGACATCGTTCTTCAGGTAGACAGCCAGGAAGAGCTCGAAAACGCGCTGCAGGAAAACGCCGCTTTGGCCGCGCTCAGCATCCCGCCTGCTTTCTCCCTCGACATCAAGAGCAATCGGGCCTCGCAGCTCCTGGTGACGAGCAGCAGCGACAACCTCTTGTACGCGAATGCGATAGCCAGCACGAGCCAGGAGATCATCCAGACTTTTGCAGCCGGCGCTGCCGCCAAACTGCTCGAAGTCATCGACGAGCAGCCGGATCAGGCGCTTCGCAACGCCGCTCCGCTGCGTCTCGGCATCCGCCTTTTGAACAACCCGACCTCCGCCTATAACTATTTCATGCTGCCCAGTCTCGGCGCTCATACGCTGCAGCTCGGCATCATGCTCGCGACCTGCGGCGTGATGCTGCGCCAGCGCCAACGCCGTGAAGGCGCGGTTTCTCTGGCGGGTCGTCTCTGCGCGTATTGGCTCTGTTCCTTCATCGCCTATCTGTCTTATCTGACTATGATCCACTTCGTCTTTGCCATTCCGATCCGCGGCAGCCTATGGCAAATCGGTCTTTTGGGCTTTACCTTCACCGGAGCGTTGGTCAGCGTCGGCAGTTTCTTCTCTTCCGCAGCCAAGGACGAATTGGACGCGGTACGAAAACCGATGCTCTATATCATGCCGGCCTCGCTTTTCAGCGGCTTTAGCTGGCCGTTCATGGCGATGAATGATTTTTCCTATATCTTCTCCGCTTTGATGCCGCTGAGTTACTGCGCCGACCCGCTGCGCGACCTGCTGCTGGCCGGTTATACTCCGGTATTCTGGCAAAGCATCGCCAGCCTGCTCGCGTTCGCCGTCTTCTTCCTCTCGACGGCCTGTCTCTTGCTGAAACGTAATTCGAAGGAGGTGGCGTCATGACGTTGCGTCAACTGTTTTGGCGAGAACTGAAACAGATCTTCCTCGTAGACCGACAACGAGCCGTCTTCCTTTTCGGCGCTTCGATCATCTATGCTTTGCTCTTCGGTACGCTCTACCACAGTCATGTCATCAACGACATCCCTCTGTTGGTCTACGATCAGGATCAGTCCAAACTCAGCCGTCAACTGATTCGCGCGTTCAGCGATTCGGAAAAATTCCGCCTGGTCGCAGAAGTCAGCTCGCAGGAGGAAATGGAGGAGGCGCTCAGAAACAAGACCGCCGTTGCCGCATTGGCGATTCCGGCCGATTTTTCGCGCGACATCAAGAGCGGCCGTTCCGCAAACGTGTTGCTTGATGCGAACGGTGCGAACATCACGCTTGCCAACCCGATGATCTCCGCCACACAGGAGATCGCGCTCGGTTTTTCCAGTCAGATCGGCGTCTCTTTGCTCGAAAGCATCGGACAGCTGCCCGGTTCGGCGCAGAGCAAAGCGCTGCCGCTTTCCTACCGCCTGCGCATCCTTGACAATCCGACGCTCAGCTATTCGAATTTTTTCCTGCTCGGTCTGGCGATGACCGCCTTGCAGCAGGGCCTCTTTCTTTCAAGCGGCGCCGGAATCCTTTATGAGTTATCCGACCGCCGTCTCTTGAAGCGCATTTCTCCCGGACGTCTGCTCTTCGGCAAGCTTATCCCCTATTGGCTTTGCGGCCTATTCGCCTACGCGCTGACGCTGTCGCTGATCGTCTTCGTCTTCCATCTTCCCTGGCGGATCGGTTTTGGGCCGCTCTTCGCATTCGGCGGCGCTTTCATCTTTGCGGTGCTGATGCTGGCCGCGCTGTCAGCCAACCTGTTTCAGGACGAAGTGAGCTTCACGCAATTTTCGCTCGTTTATTCCATAAGCTCCTTCATCTTTTCCGGCTATGTCTGGCCGCAAGTCGCGATGATCAACGGCGCACAATATCTTCACTACCTCTTTCCGCTCAGCTATTTCGCCGCACCGCTGCGCAACATGGCGTTAAGCGGGCATGCGCCGCAGCTGGGACAGCACATCCTCACGCTTTTCTTGCTGGGCGCGTTATTCGGCGCCTCTGCTTATCTTCTGCTGCGTCGCGCCGCGGCCAGTCAGACCGTGGCCGTTGTCAGCGAAGAGCGACTTGCCGCTTAGCAAAAATTAGTCATTGCTGATTTTATTTTTTCCGCCTTCTGCCGAAAACTCTTTACATGACTTCTTGTTTCAGACTATAATCGAATCAAACAATTCTATAGGTAAACACAGCTGGGGGAGCCGCAAGGCTGAGAGAAAACGAATGTTTTCGACCCTTTGAACCTGATGTGGTTAGGACCACCGTAGGGAAGCTGCCAGCGCGCCTGGGTCAGGGAATCACGAAACGCTGTCAAGCTTGTCTGCAAAGACAGGCTTTTTTTATTTGCCGATTATTCTGCAAGGAGGTAGCTTTATGAACATTACATTGAACGGCCAGTCCGAAGTATTGACAGCACCCTGCTCGCTCTATGATTTCTTGCGCGCAAGAAATCTGGAGCCCGCAAAAGTAATCGTCGAACATAACGGCAATATTATTCCGCAATCCGACTGGAGCACATTGCTCTTAAAGGAAGAAGATCATTTAGAAGTATTACGTTTCGTAGGAGGAGGCTAAGCATGATGGAACCTTTACTGCTTGGCGGACGCGAATTAACGAGCCGCCTTTTTATCGGCAGCGGCAAATATGCCGATGACGCACTGATCCCCGATATTGTCGCCCGCTCCGGTTCTCAGGTCATTACCGTCGCATTGCGGCGCGTCGACCTTTCGAATCCTGATCGCAACATCCTGGCGCATATTCCCGCCGATGTTCAATTGCTGCCGAACACATCCGGCGCGCGCAACGCCGAAGAAGCGGTGCGCTTGGCACGTTTGGCCAAAGCGGCCGGCTGCGGCGACTGGATCAAGATCGAAGTGATTTCCGATCAAAAGTATCTGCTGCCGGATGGCTTTGAAACGGTAAAGGCCACGGAAATTTTAGCGGCAGAAGGCTTTGTCGTTTTACCCTATGTCAGCCCCGATCTGATGGTTGCCAAGGCTCTTGTTAAAGCTGGCGCCGCCGCGGTCATGCCGCTTGGCGCTCCGATCGGCAGCAACCGCGGGCTGCAGACAAAAGAACTGATCCGTATTTTAATCGAAGAAATACCGCTGCCGATCATTGTCGACGCCGGAATCGGCAAACCGTCGCAGGCCTGTGAAGCAATGGAAATGGGGGCTGCCGCCTGTCTCTTGAACACGGCGATCGCGAGCGCTTCCGATCCGCTTTTGATGGCCGAAGCGTTTGCACATAGCGTAATCTCCGGTCGCCAGGCTTATCTGGCGGGCGCCGGCAGCATCCGGCAATATGCGAGCGCCTCTTCGCCATTGACCGGCTTTCTGGAAGCATCATGCTGACGGGCTTCGCGCAGGAGTATCGGCGCTATCAAAGCATTTCCTTTCAGGCGACAAAAGAGCAGGTCGAGCAGGCATTGCATAAGTCTCAGTTAACGCCGGATGATTTTGCCGCCTTGCTCTCGCCTGCTGCAGAAGCCTATCTTGAAGCGCTGGCGCAAAAAGCGCATCAACTGACCGTGCAGCATTTCGGCCGCACCATCTTGCTCTACACGCCGCTTTATCTTTCCGATTATTGCAGCAACCGCTGCCTGTATTGCGGTTTCTCCAGCCAGCAATTGATCCCGCGCCACCATTTGCAGCTCGACCAAGTCGAGGCGGAAGGAAAAGCGATTGCCGCCAGCGGCCTGCGCCACATTTTGCTGCTGACCGGCGATGCGCCCAAGTTAGCCAGTCTTGACTATTTAGCAGACTGCCTGAGAATCCTTCGGCCCCACTTTGCCTCGCTGGCGCTCGAGATCTATGCGCTGGATACAGAAGGCTACCGCCGTTTGGCATTAGCCGGAGCCGACCAAATGACGATGTACCAGGAAACCTATAACCCGGTTCGCTATGCCGAAGTCCATCCGTCCGGTCCAAAGCGGGATTACCACTTCCGTCTTGCAGCGCCCGAAGCGGCTTGCCAGGCCGGTATGCGCGGCGTGAATCTCGGCGCTTTGCTCGGCCTTTCTGCCGACTGGCGAAGCGATGCGTTTTTCACCGCACTGCACGCCCATTATCTGGTGCAGCGCTACCCGGAAGTGGACATCAGTCTTTCTTTTCCGCGGCTGCGCCCGCATGGCGGTACATTTCAAGCGGCAGTCGACGTAAGCGACCGCAATCTGGTTCAGTTTATCCTGGCCAGTCGCCTCTTTTTGCCCCGCTCCGGGCTGACGCTGTCGACGCGCGAATCGGC
The Azotosporobacter soli DNA segment above includes these coding regions:
- the thiS gene encoding sulfur carrier protein ThiS, translating into MNITLNGQSEVLTAPCSLYDFLRARNLEPAKVIVEHNGNIIPQSDWSTLLLKEEDHLEVLRFVGGG
- a CDS encoding thiazole synthase; the encoded protein is MMEPLLLGGRELTSRLFIGSGKYADDALIPDIVARSGSQVITVALRRVDLSNPDRNILAHIPADVQLLPNTSGARNAEEAVRLARLAKAAGCGDWIKIEVISDQKYLLPDGFETVKATEILAAEGFVVLPYVSPDLMVAKALVKAGAAAVMPLGAPIGSNRGLQTKELIRILIEEIPLPIIVDAGIGKPSQACEAMEMGAAACLLNTAIASASDPLLMAEAFAHSVISGRQAYLAGAGSIRQYASASSPLTGFLEASC
- a CDS encoding TetR/AcrR family transcriptional regulator — translated: MNATTLKEIALAHFAEKGYDGTSLSAIAADAGIKKPSIYAHFPSKLDLFLAIARDFKADYVTCWREALESSANLPPDRRLGSCFQALSRHYMQDRIKMAFWIRLWMFPPTEIDAEIRHELQSVNGDYVKEVERIFRQGRAQEIFRAGAATAFSHAYFCLLDGYLMRAVCFADFNYAHAGAQIWNSFLEGVLEQPKNNNEVKR
- the thiH gene encoding 2-iminoacetate synthase ThiH, translated to MLTGFAQEYRRYQSISFQATKEQVEQALHKSQLTPDDFAALLSPAAEAYLEALAQKAHQLTVQHFGRTILLYTPLYLSDYCSNRCLYCGFSSQQLIPRHHLQLDQVEAEGKAIAASGLRHILLLTGDAPKLASLDYLADCLRILRPHFASLALEIYALDTEGYRRLALAGADQMTMYQETYNPVRYAEVHPSGPKRDYHFRLAAPEAACQAGMRGVNLGALLGLSADWRSDAFFTALHAHYLVQRYPEVDISLSFPRLRPHGGTFQAAVDVSDRNLVQFILASRLFLPRSGLTLSTRESANLRNHLLPLGITKMSAGVSTAVGGHTGEGESGQFEIADRRSVAEMCSSLREHGYQPVMKDWEPL
- a CDS encoding ABC transporter permease, producing the protein MSRSGWFGGFKDELRHIFRRQPKLALLLFGVPLFCSLAFGSVYGGNVIKNIPTVVYDQDQTKVSRALVQAFADSERYDIVLQVDSQEELENALQENAALAALSIPPAFSLDIKSNRASQLLVTSSSDNLLYANAIASTSQEIIQTFAAGAAAKLLEVIDEQPDQALRNAAPLRLGIRLLNNPTSAYNYFMLPSLGAHTLQLGIMLATCGVMLRQRQRREGAVSLAGRLCAYWLCSFIAYLSYLTMIHFVFAIPIRGSLWQIGLLGFTFTGALVSVGSFFSSAAKDELDAVRKPMLYIMPASLFSGFSWPFMAMNDFSYIFSALMPLSYCADPLRDLLLAGYTPVFWQSIASLLAFAVFFLSTACLLLKRNSKEVAS
- a CDS encoding ABC transporter permease; translated protein: MTLRQLFWRELKQIFLVDRQRAVFLFGASIIYALLFGTLYHSHVINDIPLLVYDQDQSKLSRQLIRAFSDSEKFRLVAEVSSQEEMEEALRNKTAVAALAIPADFSRDIKSGRSANVLLDANGANITLANPMISATQEIALGFSSQIGVSLLESIGQLPGSAQSKALPLSYRLRILDNPTLSYSNFFLLGLAMTALQQGLFLSSGAGILYELSDRRLLKRISPGRLLFGKLIPYWLCGLFAYALTLSLIVFVFHLPWRIGFGPLFAFGGAFIFAVLMLAALSANLFQDEVSFTQFSLVYSISSFIFSGYVWPQVAMINGAQYLHYLFPLSYFAAPLRNMALSGHAPQLGQHILTLFLLGALFGASAYLLLRRAAASQTVAVVSEERLAA
- a CDS encoding HlyD family secretion protein; protein product: MNHSIRRSFSLLLCLLFFASSLFGCGNSSTAQEVWGRGDAKEIDITSKIPGRVVTLLVKEGDRVEQGQLLARIDNRDIAAKAGQAQAGIQALEAQLSQAATVTNLQDQTLNSSVQSAQAMLGKADADLSLATKDYERFSKLALDGAISQQALDKYQAQLQVAQAARNQAAASLNAAEATLLQGRANRENEAALKGKVSQAQASLQEVNVNLDETEIRAPFSGIVTAKYVEQGAIVSTGMPLVALQDPLDNWVNLKVKETELGGYQLGQTLQLEGRDPGLKLEGKIIDVSKKAEFATYRATNERGDSDIITFNVKIQINSEKLRPGMRFRIVGSHV